One segment of Thunnus thynnus chromosome 19, fThuThy2.1, whole genome shotgun sequence DNA contains the following:
- the zer1 gene encoding protein zer-1 homolog, translated as MAAKAGDNPDSLMTLATVFCLRNLRKTMCYQGVSNKLCLRSDIFLPSEICDKLVNTYMELVHTDSNFEPEESFFQLFSDPRSTRLTRVQLREDFVRDRDLEAIRKQDLIELHLTYCNSLSSRSLKTLTCFRETLVSLCLFGCSRIFYRKGGAPLACGEDTEDEEEESPVSQQALETDFNFQGFNRLRLLNLGGLPDEVDAETLLKPLKSLTLLDLSNVQLLGTAFLTQWKDRLASLVLYNVDLSEELVSTVVELVNLRHLDISRESRRTSKSKMNRKILTAIVQCLVNLVSLDISGHIMLDNCTVPHFEEAMGRPSIEPCKSSIYPFQELKRPLQFLGLYDTTLCNVTHIPAYKVTGSKNEDQVLNAIETYTEFRPELAHRAINQLFDIARIQHCSQLLRALQLVIAALKCHKYDKSIQVTGSAALFYLTNTEYRSDQSVRLRREVIEVVLNGMEQYQEVTVQRNCCLTLCNFSIPEELEFQYSRVNQLLLKILEPARQEESIQRIAVHLCNALVCQVDNHHKEAVGKMGFVKTMLNLIQKKLQDRMCDQVMEFSWSALWNITDETPDNCQMFLNCRGMSLFLECLQEFPDKQELHRNMLGLLGNVAEVKALRPQLLTPQFITVFSNLLDSKADGIEVSYNACGVLSHIMFDGPEVWSMEEPRRDTVMDKMWDAIQSWDVSSRRNINYRSFEPILRLLPQSISPVSQHWATWALYNLVSVYPSKYCPLLIKEGGISLLEKVLELDSSQPETKDMARKVMEQCENFKEDPMETNHGQEVNYGQRG; from the exons ATGGCAGCCAAAGCAGGAGACAACCCTGACAGCCTCATGACTCTGGCAACGGTCTTCTGCCTGAGGAACCTCAGGAAGACCATGTGCTACCAGGGAGTCAGCAACAAACTCTGTCTGCGCTCAGACATCTTCCTTCCCAGCGAAATCTGCGACAAGTTGGTCAACAC ATACATGGAGTTGGTCCACacagacagtaactttgaaccAGAGGAGAGCTTCTTTCAACTATTCTCAGACCCTCGAAGCACCAGGCTGACCAGGGTACAGCTGAGAGAAGACTTTGTACGTGACAGAGACCTGGAGGCTATTAGAAAACAG GACCTGATTGAGCTCCACCTCACCTACTGCAACAGTCTGTCATCCCGCAGCTTGAAAACACTGACCTGCTTCCGTGAGACTTTggtctctctttgtctcttcgGCTGCAGTCGGATCTTCTACAGGAAAGGTGGTGCCCCGCTCGCCTGCGGCGAAGATAcagaggacgaggaggaggagagcccTGTCTCTCAGCAGGCATTAGAGACGGACTTTAACTTCCAGGGGTTCAACCGCCTCAGGTTGCTCAACCTGGGTGGCCTACCTGATGAGGTGGATGCTGAGACCCTGCTCAAACCCCTGAAGTCACTCACCTTACTAGATCTGTCTAATGTACAGTTGCTGGGAACAGCCTTTCTGACCCAGTGGAAAGACAGACTGGCATCTCTTGTTCTCTACAATGTGGACCTGTCAGAGGAGTTGGTCAGTACTGTGGTGGAGCTTGTCAATCTCAG GCATCTTGACATCTCGCGGGAGAGCAGACGGACCTCTAAGTCCAAGATGAACAGGAAAATCCTGACGGCCATTGTCCAGTGTCTGGTCAACCTGGTATCACTGGACATCTCAGGTCACATCATGCTCGACAACTGCACAGTTCCACACTTTGAAGAAGCTATGGGTCGGCCAAG CATTGAGCCGTGCAAGAGCAGTATCTACCCTTTCCAAGAGCTGAAGAGGCCCCTGCAGTTTCTGGGCTTATACGACACAACCCTTTGTAATGTGACACACATCCCTGCTTATAAG gtgACTGGATCAAAGAATGAAGACCAGGTCCTAAATGCCATTGAGACTTACACAGAGTTTCGTCCTGAGCTGGCACACAGAGCCATCAATCAGCTGTTTGACATCGCCAGGATACAACACTGCAGCCAGCTGCTCCGAGCTTTACAA CTTGTCATAGCAGCATTGAAATGCCATAAATACGATAAGAGCATCCAGGTGACAGGCAGCGCCGCTCTTTTCTACCTGACCAACACAGAGTACCGCAGTGATCAGAGCGTGCGGTTGCGCCGAGAAGTCATTGAAGTGGTACTCAATGGAATGGAGCAGTACCAGGAGGTCACT GTCCAGAGGAACTGCTGCTTGACTCTGTGTAACTTCAGTATTCCAGAGGAGCTGGAGTTCCAGTACAGTCGCGTcaaccagctgctgctgaaaatcCTGGAGCCAGCCAGGCAGGAGGAGTCCATCCAGAGAATCGCCGTGCACCTCTGCAATGCTTTGGTCTGCCAGGTGGACAACCATCACAAGGAAGCTGTGGGAAAGATGGGATTTGTCAAG ACCATGTTGAATTTAATTCAGAAGAAGCTACAGGACAGAATG TGTGACCAGGTGATGGAGTTTTCCTGGAGCGCTCTGTGGAACATCACTGATGAGACACCCGACAACTGTCAGATGTTCCTCAACTGTCGGGGAATGAGTCTGTTTCTGGAGTGTCTACAG GAGTTTCCAGACAAGCAGGAGCTGCACCGCAACATGCTGGGGCTTTTGGGAAATGTTGCTGAGGTCAAAGCTCTGAGGCCACAGCTGCTCACCCCACAGTTCATTACTGTATTCAG TAACCTGCTGGACAGTAAGGCAGACGGGATCGAGGTGTCATACAACGCATGCGGCGTGCTTTCACACATCATGTTTGACGGGCCAGAGGTTTGGTCGATGGAAGAGCCACGAAGAGACACAGTGATGGACAAGATGTGGGACGCCATCCAGAGCTGGGACGTCAGCTCACGCCGCAACATCAACTACAG GTCATTCGAGCCCATCTTGCGACTGCTGCCTCAGAGCATCTCACCTGTCAGTCAGCACTGGGCCACATGGGCTCTCTACAACCTGGTGTCAGTTTACC CAAGCAAGTATTGTCCTCTGCTGATAAAAGAAGGAGGAATAAGCCTTCTGGAGAAAGTTTTGGAACTGGACAGCTCACAGCCAGAGACCAAGGACATGGCCAg GAAAGTAATGGAGCAGTGTGAAAACTTCAAAGAAGACCCCATGGAAACAAATCATGGACAGGAGGTAAACTATGGACAAAGAGGTTGA
- the tbc1d13 gene encoding TBC1 domain family member 13: MSTAYRNRIQEFKVALSEENINLKTLRELCFNGVPFEGGIRALCWKILLNYLPLDQTLWDSFLKKQREVYSQFLKEMIIQPGIAKANLGLSREDVTMEDHPLNPNPDSRWNTYFKDNEILLQIDKDVRRLYPDMAFFQRPTEYPCQLILDPQNDYETLRRRVEQTTLKAQTVNRNRSGVTNVSSPGKALNLYPSNEYEVLPNGSEAHWEVVERILFIYAKLNPGIAYVQGMNEIVGPIYYTFATDPNSQWKEHAEADTFFCFTNLMSENRDNFIKSLDDSQCGITYKMESVYSMLKDKDLELYLKLEEQNIKPQYFTFRWLTLLLSQEFLLPDVIRIWDTLFSDQDRFHFLILVCCAMLILIRDNLLAGDFTVNMRLLQDYPISDVHTILTKAKELQDNS; this comes from the exons ATGTCTACCGCGTacagaaacag aatacaGGAATTCAAAGTAGCCCTGAGTGAAGAGAACATAAACTTGAAGACACTGAGGGAGCTGTGCTTCAATG GAGTCCCGTTTGAAGGAGGCATACGAGCACTTTGCTGGAAA ATCCTTCTTAATTACCTACCTCTGGATCAGACATTATGGGACTCTTTCCTCAAAAAGCAGAG GGAGGTGTACTCCCAGTTCTTGAAAGAAATGATCATCCAGCCTGGTATCGCCAAAGCCAACCTGGGCCTCTCCAGAGAAGACGTGACTATGGAGGACCAC CCTCTAAATCCGAACCCAGACAGCAGGTGGAATACCTACTTCAAAGATAATGAAATACTACTACAGATTGACAAGGATGTAAG gCGGCTGTATCCAGACATGGCGTTCTTCCAGCGTCCTACGGAATACCCTTGCCAACTTATCTTGGACCCCCAGAATGATTATGAGACGCTGCGTCGGCGAGTGGAACAAACCACCCTGAAAGCACAAACTGTAAATCGCAACCGCAGTGGAGTCACCAAT GTCAGCTCCCCTGGAAAGGCTTTGAACCTGTATCCATCTAATGAATATGAGGTGCTGCCCAATGGGAGTGAAGCACACTGGGAGGTGGTGGAGCGTATCCTCTTCATCTACGCCAAACTCAACCCCGGGATTGCCTACGTACAGGGCATGAACGAGATTGTTGGGCCGATTTACTACACCTTTGCCACGGACCCTAACAGCCAGTGGAAAG AGCACGCTGAAGCAGATACATTCTTCTGTTTCACCAACCTGATGTCTGAGAATAGAGACAACTTCATCAAGAGCCTGGATGACTCCCAGTGCGGCATCACCTACAAGATGGAGAGTGTCTACTCCATGCTCAAAGACAAAGACCTGGAGCTCTATCTCAAACTG GAAGAGCAGAACATCAAACCCCAGTATTTCACATTCCGCTGGCTGACCCTGTTGTTGTCTCAGGAGTTCCTCCTGCCAGACGTCATCCGCATCTGGGACACCCTGTTTTCTGACCAGGACCGCTTCCACTTCCTCATCCTGGTCTGCTGCGCCATGCTCAT ACTTATCCGAGATAACCTACTGGCAGGAGACTTCACAGTTAATATGAGATTACTGCAG GATTACCCCATCTCAGATGTCCACACCATCTTGACCAAGGCCAAAGAGCTGCAGGATAACTCCTAA